A single genomic interval of Candidatus Aegiribacteria sp. harbors:
- a CDS encoding 4Fe-4S binding protein produces MGVVRKNASPEVKAIIEWIFIIFENGIRSITTIIGFYITIKYVKNSRGKISKFRLISFASFSISFLFLYLILPFILRFTEFYVALMPFPWASLPFQAPITGSHLTVSLTKILDWNGVVITLWVFYIYQLIVLIGTVFLGRRWHCSMLCTFVGAHAEAFGEALPLISHNKKRPRSKVVHPKMRTILSVFQIFMIVICLALMVAWGIFFFTGIVTIPVRILINIERIKYLVFELYLMIFFMLFVGARSYCYYCPAGTLLGVIGRIAGQQITTGLTKCNSCGLCNDVCKMSIDIMSKAKTGEPVRSLNCVGCGVCVETCPAGNLQFTTLFLTKYRSRKAGHSITGR; encoded by the coding sequence ATGGGCGTCGTACGGAAGAACGCAAGCCCGGAAGTTAAAGCAATCATTGAGTGGATCTTTATCATTTTTGAGAATGGAATTCGATCGATAACCACGATAATCGGATTTTATATAACCATCAAGTATGTTAAAAACTCAAGAGGTAAGATATCCAAATTCAGGCTGATCAGTTTTGCCAGTTTCTCCATTTCGTTCTTATTCTTATATCTGATCCTGCCATTCATACTGCGATTTACAGAATTCTATGTTGCCCTGATGCCCTTTCCATGGGCATCATTGCCATTTCAAGCACCGATAACAGGTTCTCACCTGACTGTTTCACTGACTAAGATACTGGACTGGAACGGAGTTGTTATTACGCTCTGGGTATTTTACATATACCAATTGATTGTACTTATAGGGACAGTATTCTTAGGAAGACGCTGGCACTGCAGTATGCTTTGCACATTTGTCGGCGCTCATGCAGAAGCATTTGGCGAAGCATTGCCCTTAATCTCTCATAATAAAAAACGCCCGCGATCCAAGGTGGTCCATCCGAAGATGCGGACAATCCTTTCTGTATTTCAAATTTTCATGATTGTCATCTGTCTGGCCCTGATGGTTGCCTGGGGAATATTTTTCTTCACCGGAATTGTGACTATTCCCGTGAGGATATTAATTAATATTGAGAGAATTAAATATCTGGTCTTTGAATTATACCTGATGATCTTTTTCATGCTATTTGTCGGAGCAAGATCTTATTGTTATTACTGCCCTGCCGGTACCCTGCTTGGTGTTATTGGGAGAATCGCCGGGCAGCAGATCACCACCGGACTTACGAAATGCAACAGCTGCGGATTATGTAATGACGTATGCAAAATGTCGATTGATATAATGAGCAAGGCGAAGACCGGTGAGCCGGTAAGATCTTTAAACTGTGTGGGGTGTGGAGTTTGTGTTGAGACCTGCCCTGCCGGTAACCTGCAGTTCACTACACTCTTCCTGACAAAATATCGCAGCAGAAAAGCAGGGCATTCAATTACCGGCCGATAG